From a region of the Pseudoclavibacter endophyticus genome:
- a CDS encoding energy-coupling factor transporter transmembrane component T family protein produces the protein MTAERAATRVRSRGLAAEPASALPAGAVRRDREPSRGSWLACCNPTVKFAVLFVASIAVMVLFDPVPVLVLYAAALVAALASARVSPRTLAVGQLPFVAFAVGIVSVNALSRPGTELWPDLPVRITVEGVTIGLALALRAMFIGVLAISFLATTPPRDLLVSLMLHARLSPRYAHALLAGHRMLEAMPQRWATIRAAQSVRAPLRRNGRPRFGPVDAARAAFALLVAQVRASERIALALESRGLGDGPRTVWRPVPLGARDIVLVVVVVAALAVVLVASATGWLTIAALVEPSVFIHGGRRA, from the coding sequence GTGACCGCCGAGCGGGCGGCGACGCGGGTCCGTTCGCGCGGTCTCGCCGCCGAGCCCGCATCGGCCCTTCCCGCGGGCGCGGTACGGCGGGATCGCGAGCCGAGCCGGGGGTCCTGGCTCGCGTGCTGCAACCCGACCGTGAAGTTCGCGGTGCTCTTCGTCGCGTCGATCGCGGTCATGGTGCTCTTCGATCCGGTTCCCGTGCTCGTGCTCTACGCGGCGGCACTCGTCGCGGCACTCGCGTCCGCCCGCGTCTCGCCGCGGACGCTCGCGGTCGGGCAGCTGCCGTTCGTCGCGTTCGCGGTCGGCATCGTGTCGGTCAACGCACTCAGCAGGCCGGGCACCGAGCTGTGGCCCGACCTCCCGGTGCGCATCACGGTTGAGGGGGTCACCATCGGGCTCGCGCTCGCGCTTCGCGCGATGTTCATCGGCGTGCTGGCGATCTCGTTCCTCGCGACCACGCCGCCGCGCGACCTTCTGGTCAGCCTCATGCTGCACGCCCGCCTGAGCCCGCGCTACGCGCACGCCCTGCTCGCGGGGCACCGGATGCTCGAGGCCATGCCGCAGCGATGGGCCACGATCAGGGCCGCCCAATCGGTTCGCGCTCCGCTGCGCCGAAACGGCAGGCCCCGCTTCGGGCCCGTGGATGCCGCGCGCGCCGCCTTCGCGCTGCTCGTCGCTCAGGTGCGTGCGTCTGAGCGCATTGCGCTCGCGCTCGAGTCGCGCGGCCTCGGCGACGGGCCGCGCACCGTCTGGCGACCGGTACCGCTCGGCGCGCGCGACATCGTGCTCGTGGTCGTCGTCGTCGCCGCGCTCGCGGTGGTACTCGTGGCGTCCGCGACCGGATGGCTCACGATCGCCGCGCTCGTCGAGCCCTCCGTCTTCATTCACGGCGGCCGCCGTGCGTGA
- a CDS encoding ABC transporter ATP-binding protein, which translates to MGDSSVPVSAPTQREAVAIEGREPPVAAIDTRGAWAEFASGDGVGPVSFSLAPGERMLVLGPSGSGKSTLLRMLHGAVPHAIAAETGGSVRLVGRDVGAVTVAGLADVLGVVAQDPESGVCLPDVDDEVAFPLENLSVDPASIGPSVDAALEMAGARHLAGRRTGELSGGELQRIALAAAVAATPEVLLLDEPTSMLDAEGIDAVRAAIDSACVTTGASCVLVEHRLDELAGDAGIEALPNRWLVIGRDGRVRFDGPARELKAETARELIRDGCWVPLELELPALLGASDAAGLADRLRSLASTEAAAGDSGEDVGGASRAGAAAGVAAGGTFRRPTAALRAASVSVARGPRRARATVVAGVDLELRTGEVVALVGANGTGKSSLLACLAGLERPAAGTVTGPRAGMVFQHPEHQFAATTVRAELAHGLPTGQHTDARVDEQLRRFDLDDLADRQPHRLSGGQQRRVSLAAMLLHDRAFLLADEPTFGLDRRAQIGAMRALVAAAEEGRGVCFSSHDLRAVAAYADRVVVLGEGRVLADTTPARLVRDHRLLERARLRLPRLLRWLAEPGGVLGERDPDASNGVPRILRALDDLALALAGDAA; encoded by the coding sequence ATGGGCGATAGCTCGGTGCCCGTCTCGGCGCCGACGCAGCGCGAAGCGGTGGCAATCGAGGGGCGCGAGCCGCCCGTCGCGGCGATCGACACCCGCGGTGCATGGGCCGAGTTTGCGTCGGGCGACGGCGTCGGCCCCGTTTCGTTCTCACTCGCACCGGGTGAACGGATGCTTGTGCTCGGTCCGTCGGGATCGGGCAAATCGACGCTGCTCCGGATGCTCCACGGCGCCGTCCCGCATGCGATCGCGGCGGAGACGGGTGGGTCGGTTCGCCTCGTGGGGCGCGACGTGGGCGCGGTGACGGTCGCCGGGCTCGCCGACGTGCTCGGCGTCGTCGCGCAGGATCCCGAGTCGGGCGTCTGCCTGCCCGACGTCGACGACGAAGTCGCCTTCCCACTCGAGAACCTCTCGGTCGACCCGGCGAGCATCGGGCCGTCCGTTGACGCGGCGCTCGAGATGGCGGGCGCGCGCCACCTCGCCGGCCGTCGTACGGGGGAGTTGTCGGGGGGCGAGCTCCAACGCATCGCGCTCGCGGCCGCGGTCGCGGCGACGCCCGAGGTGCTGCTCCTCGACGAACCCACCTCGATGCTCGACGCCGAGGGCATCGATGCGGTCCGCGCCGCCATCGATTCGGCCTGCGTCACGACGGGTGCGAGCTGTGTGCTGGTCGAGCATCGCCTCGATGAGCTGGCGGGCGACGCCGGCATCGAGGCGCTGCCGAATCGCTGGCTCGTCATCGGCCGCGACGGGCGCGTGCGCTTCGACGGGCCGGCTCGCGAGCTGAAGGCCGAGACGGCCCGCGAGCTCATCCGTGACGGATGCTGGGTTCCCCTCGAGCTCGAGCTGCCGGCGCTGCTCGGCGCGTCGGATGCGGCGGGGCTCGCCGATCGGCTCAGGTCCCTCGCCTCGACTGAGGCCGCGGCTGGCGATTCGGGCGAGGACGTCGGTGGCGCGTCTCGCGCCGGTGCCGCCGCGGGCGTTGCCGCTGGTGGCACGTTCCGCCGCCCGACCGCGGCACTGCGGGCAGCATCCGTGTCAGTCGCCCGTGGCCCGCGCCGGGCACGTGCAACGGTGGTGGCGGGCGTGGACCTCGAGCTGCGGACCGGCGAGGTCGTCGCGCTCGTCGGCGCGAACGGCACGGGCAAGTCGAGCCTGCTGGCCTGCCTCGCGGGGCTCGAACGCCCCGCGGCCGGCACGGTCACTGGACCCCGGGCCGGAATGGTGTTCCAGCATCCGGAGCACCAGTTCGCCGCCACGACGGTGCGCGCCGAGCTCGCCCACGGCCTGCCGACCGGTCAGCACACCGATGCGCGCGTCGACGAGCAGCTGCGCCGATTCGATCTCGATGACCTCGCCGACCGTCAGCCGCACCGTCTCTCGGGCGGGCAGCAGCGGCGCGTGAGCCTCGCCGCGATGCTGCTGCACGACCGCGCGTTCCTGCTCGCTGACGAGCCGACGTTCGGGCTCGATCGTCGGGCGCAGATCGGGGCGATGCGCGCCCTCGTCGCCGCGGCCGAGGAGGGGAGGGGCGTGTGCTTCTCGAGTCACGATCTGCGTGCGGTCGCGGCCTACGCCGACCGCGTCGTCGTGCTCGGCGAGGGGCGGGTGCTCGCCGATACGACGCCGGCTCGACTGGTGCGCGACCACCGGCTGCTCGAGCGCGCCCGGCTGCGGTTGCCGCGGCTGCTTCGCTGGCTCGCGGAGCCCGGCGGGGTCCTGGGGGAGCGCGACCCGGACGCATCGAACGGGGTACCCCGGATTCTGAGGGCGCTCGACGACCTCGCCCTCGCGCTCGCGGGAGATGCCGCGTGA
- a CDS encoding ECF transporter S component has protein sequence MTRLAGRAPRLQLRDIVLMVMLGAVFGFLYWALVQAWNALAVAMGPAGDLAQHVVFGGWLLVAPIAVAIIRRPFVGVIAEVIASIIEVVFLGSPVGAPLLLAALLQGVGSELPFAVTRYRRFSWLLFAISGALGALLVFGYSAARYDWWGQDILLLRLGMQIVSGIVLGGLLAKVIVDALARTGVLDEFAIGRAGHTPRTTARRGGQASASSRRAEAAAEVAEAETAIGAEAESGDSAAPPRPVGPAASADDAADRTLRDGR, from the coding sequence ATGACCCGCCTCGCGGGACGCGCGCCCCGCCTGCAGCTGCGCGATATCGTGCTCATGGTCATGCTCGGCGCCGTCTTCGGCTTCCTGTACTGGGCGCTCGTGCAGGCGTGGAACGCGCTCGCGGTCGCCATGGGGCCGGCCGGCGACCTCGCCCAGCACGTCGTCTTCGGCGGATGGTTGCTCGTCGCCCCGATCGCCGTGGCGATCATTCGCCGCCCTTTCGTCGGTGTCATCGCCGAGGTGATCGCCTCGATCATCGAGGTGGTCTTCCTCGGATCGCCCGTCGGCGCTCCCCTCCTGCTCGCCGCTCTCCTGCAGGGCGTCGGCAGCGAGCTTCCGTTCGCGGTCACACGGTACCGGCGCTTCTCGTGGCTCCTGTTCGCGATCTCGGGAGCCCTCGGCGCGTTGCTGGTCTTCGGGTACTCCGCGGCGCGCTACGACTGGTGGGGACAGGACATCCTGCTGCTGCGCCTCGGCATGCAGATCGTTTCGGGCATCGTGCTCGGCGGGCTGCTCGCCAAGGTCATCGTCGACGCGCTTGCCCGCACGGGGGTGCTCGACGAGTTCGCCATTGGCCGGGCCGGCCACACGCCCCGCACCACCGCCCGGCGCGGCGGCCAGGCGAGCGCGAGCTCGAGGCGCGCCGAGGCCGCGGCCGAGGTCGCTGAGGCCGAGACCGCGATCGGCGCGGAGGCGGAATCGGGCGACTCGGCGGCCCCGCCCCGCCCCGTGGGCCCCGCCGCGAGCGCGGACGATGCGGCGGACCGGACCCTGCGTGATGGGCGATAG
- a CDS encoding YkoF family thiamine/hydroxymethylpyrimidine-binding protein produces the protein MTDTATTAAAADPTPEQLQADPLRFGVGARITVAVMTDAYIETITDALGALDTQGLVVETGDVSTYLGGDEARLLRAVTDLAESIAASGHHASVALHLSRGCPGEAVCEAPGGAGARSVEAPAPRETGRYAAAEWALYPLADQPVADGVEPDHMRDISAAIELARDNGTFRGSAHFVTRLEGDLGTVLGTIFAGWTMVGRTVQHVTCHATISLNSPSHTEASA, from the coding sequence ATGACCGACACCGCCACAACCGCCGCGGCGGCCGATCCGACGCCGGAGCAGCTTCAGGCCGACCCGCTGCGATTCGGCGTCGGGGCGCGCATCACCGTGGCCGTCATGACCGACGCGTATATCGAGACCATCACCGATGCGCTCGGCGCACTGGACACGCAGGGCCTCGTCGTCGAGACCGGCGACGTGAGCACGTATCTGGGCGGCGATGAGGCGAGGCTGTTGCGCGCCGTGACCGATCTTGCCGAGTCCATCGCCGCATCCGGCCATCACGCCTCGGTCGCCCTGCACCTCTCGCGCGGCTGCCCCGGCGAGGCCGTGTGCGAGGCGCCGGGCGGGGCCGGAGCCAGGTCCGTCGAGGCTCCGGCGCCCCGGGAGACGGGGCGGTATGCCGCGGCGGAGTGGGCGCTGTACCCACTCGCCGATCAACCGGTCGCCGACGGCGTCGAGCCGGACCACATGCGAGACATCTCCGCCGCGATCGAGCTCGCGCGCGACAACGGCACGTTCCGCGGCTCGGCGCACTTCGTCACCCGTCTCGAAGGCGACCTGGGCACCGTGCTCGGCACGATCTTCGCGGGATGGACGATGGTGGGTCGCACGGTGCAGCACGTCACCTGCCACGCCACCATCTCGCTCAACAGCCCGAGCCACACGGAGGCGTCGGCATGA